Proteins from a genomic interval of Caldicellulosiruptor diazotrophicus:
- a CDS encoding glycoside hydrolase family 43 protein, with product MRKENYKNPIIHADYSDPDVIRVGNDYFLVASSFNSVPGLPILHSKDLIHWRIINYAVKKLPSPEYDIPQIGKGIWAPAIRYHNGKFYIYFSIPDDGIFCCYTDDPFGKWSDIVLVKKAKGWIDPCPFWDDDGKAYLINAFAKSRIGFNSKLCISKLSENGLSILDEGKIVFDGTKTQPTIEGPKLYKRNGYYYIFAPAGGVRYGWQTVLRSKNIYGPYEERIVLHQGNTLINGPHQGAWIETEKGEHWFIHFQDKGPYGRVVHLQPMTWFEDDWCIIGVDQNQDGVGEPVLEYRKPETEEESSQFYIECSDHFDSERLSFAWQWHANPRDEWYSVDIQRSVLKLFAVCAMDSQQKRSIFYMPNLLLQKIPAEEFEVVTKMKTNFNTKGSFSGLIVSGYKYSAIGIERREDGNYLIQILGEIANSNANEKVVKSKKIGGNEIYLKLKMKRGANSEFLYSINGKEFFKFGLEFVPKEDVWTGSKVGLFCVNRYAEENVLKEDFAEFDYFMFNF from the coding sequence ATGAGAAAAGAAAATTATAAGAATCCTATAATTCATGCAGACTATTCAGACCCCGATGTAATAAGGGTAGGGAATGATTATTTTTTAGTTGCATCAAGTTTTAACAGTGTTCCAGGCCTTCCTATTTTACATTCAAAAGATCTTATCCATTGGAGGATTATAAATTATGCGGTAAAAAAATTACCTTCACCTGAGTATGACATTCCCCAGATTGGCAAAGGTATTTGGGCACCTGCAATAAGATATCATAATGGTAAGTTCTACATATATTTTAGCATCCCTGACGATGGAATATTTTGTTGTTACACAGATGACCCATTTGGAAAATGGTCAGATATAGTATTAGTAAAAAAAGCAAAAGGGTGGATAGATCCATGTCCGTTTTGGGATGATGATGGTAAAGCATATCTTATTAATGCATTTGCAAAAAGTAGAATTGGATTTAACAGTAAACTCTGCATTTCCAAGCTTTCAGAAAATGGGCTTAGTATTTTAGACGAAGGGAAAATTGTCTTTGACGGGACAAAGACACAGCCGACAATTGAAGGTCCTAAGTTATACAAAAGAAATGGATATTATTATATATTTGCACCAGCAGGCGGCGTTAGATATGGTTGGCAGACTGTTCTAAGGTCTAAAAACATTTATGGACCATATGAAGAGAGAATAGTTTTGCATCAGGGGAACACCTTGATAAATGGACCACATCAAGGAGCATGGATTGAAACAGAAAAAGGAGAGCACTGGTTTATACATTTTCAAGACAAGGGTCCATATGGCAGAGTTGTCCACCTTCAGCCTATGACATGGTTTGAAGATGACTGGTGTATAATAGGAGTTGACCAGAATCAAGATGGAGTAGGTGAGCCTGTTTTAGAGTACAGAAAACCTGAGACTGAAGAGGAAAGTAGCCAGTTTTATATTGAATGTTCGGATCATTTTGATAGCGAGAGACTATCTTTTGCATGGCAGTGGCATGCAAATCCAAGAGATGAATGGTATAGTGTTGATATCCAAAGGAGCGTATTAAAACTTTTTGCCGTTTGTGCAATGGATTCACAGCAAAAAAGGAGCATATTTTATATGCCAAATTTACTACTTCAAAAGATTCCTGCAGAAGAGTTTGAAGTTGTAACAAAAATGAAAACAAATTTTAATACAAAAGGAAGTTTTTCGGGACTTATTGTAAGTGGCTACAAATATTCAGCAATAGGAATTGAAAGAAGAGAGGATGGCAATTATCTTATACAGATATTAGGTGAAATTGCAAATAGTAATGCTAATGAAAAGGTTGTTAAAAGTAAAAAAATAGGTGGCAATGAGATATATTTAAAGCTTAAGATGAAAAGGGGAGCAAATAGTGAATTTTTATATAGTATTAATGGCAAAGAATTTTTTAAGTTTGGACTTGAATTTGTTCCTAAAGAGGACGTATGGACAGGGTCAAAGGTTGGTCTATTTTGTGTAAACAGATATGCTGAAGAAAATGTTTTAAAAGAAGATTTTGCTGAATTTGATTATTTCATGTTTAATTTTTAA
- a CDS encoding ABC transporter substrate-binding protein, with product MIKSKRLIATLVLVVFTISIFFAFSTGGSEKAKAASKKVTLRFMWWGGEARHKATLAAIQAYMKKYPNVRINAEYGGIEGYMQKLITQLVGRTAPDIIQIDVTWIGELSAQGDFFADLKTFKEVNLKPFEEKFLKDWCYSNGKLIGLPTGVNASAIHYNKDFFKKFGIPENKTWTWEDILKTAEMIHKKDKNYYLLNFDATVCYYLLKTYVLQKKGGKWINDDYTMGFDRRTLIEAFTYIDKLFKVGAIQPFSESAPFQGKPEQNPKWLKGELGMLWNWTSTFAANKANIPSLSMTMIPIMKNAKSTAVTVRPSQLLAVNKLSKNPKEAAKFINWFLNDKQAALILKDVRGVPASSTAREALEKANALDPVITQITSEALKRAAPPENALSQNQELEKIATDVIQQLAYKQLTPTQAADKLMALYKQKLEEIKRIQSK from the coding sequence GTGATAAAAAGTAAAAGGTTAATTGCAACTCTTGTGTTAGTAGTTTTTACTATTTCGATCTTCTTTGCTTTTTCGACCGGTGGGTCTGAAAAAGCAAAGGCAGCATCGAAAAAAGTTACACTCAGGTTTATGTGGTGGGGCGGAGAGGCAAGACACAAAGCCACTTTGGCAGCAATTCAGGCGTATATGAAGAAATACCCTAATGTAAGAATTAATGCAGAGTATGGCGGTATTGAAGGTTACATGCAAAAGCTCATTACCCAGCTTGTGGGGAGAACCGCTCCAGATATAATCCAGATTGACGTTACATGGATAGGAGAGCTTTCTGCACAAGGAGATTTCTTTGCAGACCTTAAAACTTTTAAAGAGGTCAACTTAAAGCCATTTGAAGAAAAATTTTTAAAAGACTGGTGCTATTCAAACGGAAAACTTATTGGACTTCCAACAGGTGTGAATGCTTCAGCTATTCACTATAATAAGGACTTTTTTAAGAAGTTCGGAATTCCAGAAAACAAGACGTGGACATGGGAGGATATATTAAAAACAGCTGAGATGATTCATAAAAAAGACAAGAACTACTATCTTTTGAATTTTGATGCGACAGTTTGTTATTATCTATTAAAAACGTATGTACTTCAAAAGAAAGGTGGAAAATGGATAAATGATGATTATACAATGGGATTTGATAGAAGGACTCTAATTGAAGCATTCACTTATATTGATAAACTGTTTAAAGTAGGTGCTATTCAACCATTTTCAGAGAGTGCACCATTCCAAGGGAAACCTGAACAAAATCCAAAATGGCTCAAAGGCGAGCTTGGTATGCTTTGGAATTGGACATCAACTTTTGCAGCAAATAAGGCAAATATACCAAGCCTTTCTATGACAATGATACCTATTATGAAAAATGCTAAGAGCACAGCTGTAACTGTAAGACCATCTCAGCTTTTAGCGGTTAATAAATTGTCCAAAAATCCTAAGGAAGCAGCAAAATTTATCAACTGGTTTTTAAATGATAAACAAGCTGCACTAATATTGAAAGATGTCAGAGGTGTTCCTGCAAGTTCAACAGCCAGAGAAGCACTTGAAAAAGCAAATGCATTGGATCCTGTTATAACTCAGATAACATCAGAAGCGTTAAAAAGAGCAGCACCTCCAGAAAATGCACTTTCACAAAACCAGGAACTTGAAAAAATAGCAACAGACGTAATTCAACAGCTTGCTTACAAGCAATTAACACCAACTCAAGCAGCTGACAAGCTGATGGCACTTTATAAACAAAAGTTAGAAGAAATTAAAAGAATACAATCAAAATAG
- a CDS encoding carbohydrate ABC transporter permease, whose protein sequence is MTARLKRKDLVGLLYVLPWLVGFLVFKLYPFVMSFVYSFCDYSMLKPPKFVGLYNFIYMFTKDELFPKALLNTIKYVIITVPLKISFALFVAIILNMKLKGINLFRTVYYLPSIFGGSVAISILWRFLFMKEGIVNKFLSLFGIEGINWLGDPRIAMFSVSLLAVWQFGSSMVLFLARLKEIPSELYEAALVDGASKLKMFTKITLPMISPIMFFNLVMQTINAFQEFTGPYIITGGGPVNSTYLLSMLIYDNAFKYFRMGYAAALSWVQFVIILIFTAFIFRSSTYWTYYEYDEGRF, encoded by the coding sequence ATGACAGCACGTTTGAAAAGAAAAGATTTAGTTGGTCTTTTATATGTTTTGCCATGGCTTGTAGGATTTCTTGTTTTCAAATTGTATCCTTTTGTAATGTCGTTTGTATATTCATTTTGTGACTATAGCATGCTAAAACCACCTAAGTTTGTAGGACTATACAATTTTATTTATATGTTCACAAAGGATGAACTGTTTCCAAAAGCACTTTTAAACACTATAAAGTATGTTATAATAACTGTTCCGCTTAAAATCTCGTTTGCACTTTTTGTTGCAATAATATTGAACATGAAACTGAAAGGAATAAATCTTTTCAGAACAGTATATTATCTTCCTTCTATCTTCGGTGGATCTGTTGCAATCTCAATTTTGTGGAGATTTTTGTTTATGAAAGAAGGTATAGTAAACAAATTCTTAAGTCTTTTTGGAATAGAAGGTATAAACTGGCTTGGAGATCCCAGAATAGCCATGTTTTCAGTGAGCCTTCTTGCGGTGTGGCAGTTTGGCTCATCCATGGTGTTATTTTTGGCAAGGCTAAAGGAGATTCCGTCAGAACTCTACGAAGCGGCACTGGTTGATGGAGCATCAAAATTAAAAATGTTTACAAAAATAACTCTTCCGATGATTTCTCCTATAATGTTTTTCAATCTTGTTATGCAGACCATAAACGCCTTCCAGGAATTTACAGGACCGTACATCATCACAGGCGGTGGACCTGTCAACTCAACATACCTTTTGAGTATGCTTATATACGACAATGCATTTAAGTATTTCAGAATGGGCTATGCAGCAGCACTTTCTTGGGTCCAGTTTGTAATAATTTTGATATTTACAGCATTTATCTTTAGGTCTTCTACTTATTGGACATACTATGAGTATGATGAGGGGAGGTTCTAA
- a CDS encoding carbohydrate ABC transporter permease, with product MYSQSKKAKNTISLFITYAFLILFGLFMIYPLLWVVSAAFKSNDEIFKSLSLIPQKIVTDSFIKGWQGTGQYTFGRFFVNNFILVIPVVFFTIISSTLVAYGFARFNFPLKRLFFVILISTLMLPDSINLIPRYILFNAFGWVDSYKPFIIPSMFASTPFFVFMMIQFMRGLPREIEEAAIIDGCNSFQILLRVTGPLCKTAMISMGIFQFIWTWNDFLGPLIYINSVEKYTIALGLRMCVDSAAAIAWNQIMAMTVIAMLPCIIIFFAAQKYFVEGIATSGIKG from the coding sequence ATGTACTCCCAGAGCAAAAAAGCAAAAAATACAATTTCGCTTTTTATAACTTATGCATTTTTGATTCTATTTGGACTGTTTATGATTTATCCACTTTTGTGGGTTGTATCTGCGGCATTTAAATCAAATGATGAGATATTCAAATCGCTGTCTTTAATTCCACAAAAAATTGTTACAGACTCATTTATAAAAGGGTGGCAAGGCACAGGACAGTATACATTTGGCAGATTTTTTGTAAACAACTTTATACTTGTTATACCAGTTGTATTTTTTACAATAATATCCTCTACGCTTGTGGCATATGGATTTGCAAGGTTCAATTTCCCACTCAAAAGATTATTTTTTGTGATACTAATTTCAACATTAATGTTGCCAGACTCTATAAACCTGATTCCAAGATATATTCTTTTTAATGCATTTGGATGGGTAGATAGTTACAAACCCTTTATAATTCCATCAATGTTTGCATCAACACCATTCTTTGTGTTTATGATGATACAATTTATGAGAGGCCTTCCACGAGAGATAGAAGAAGCTGCTATAATAGATGGCTGCAACTCTTTTCAGATTCTCTTGCGCGTAACAGGTCCTCTTTGTAAAACAGCAATGATTTCAATGGGAATTTTCCAATTTATCTGGACTTGGAACGACTTTTTAGGACCGCTCATTTATATCAACAGTGTCGAAAAATACACAATTGCTCTCGGACTTAGAATGTGTGTAGACAGTGCTGCTGCAATTGCTTGGAACCAGATCATGGCTATGACTGTTATAGCAATGCTACCGTGTATTATCATCTTCTTTGCTGCTCAAAAATACTTCGTTGAAGGAATTGCAACAAGCGGAATAAAAGGTTAA